A part of Miscanthus floridulus cultivar M001 chromosome 6, ASM1932011v1, whole genome shotgun sequence genomic DNA contains:
- the LOC136461417 gene encoding protein FAR1-RELATED SEQUENCE 5-like translates to MRSDTFQLLIEYFVCYRDEFSSNFAPQVGMEFNSTHEAWLFWVNYGGQKCFEVRKRYSNKRKSDGKIRSCRFICANEGHRLKDKRDHLIKSPRAETRTDCEVRMGLVLDREKGNYKVTEVILEHNHTLQLPQTSHLLVSQRKISELQGFEIETADDAGIGPKAAHELASIQVGGSAHLSYTLQDHKNYLRAKRQREMAYGQAGSMLMYFQEKIAENPSFQYALQMDREEQIANIFWVDAKMLTDYAYFGDVVSFDTTFGTNRESRPFGIFVGFNQFRETVIFGAVLMYDETFESFKWLFETFLKAHNGKQPKTIYTDQDVAMRKAVKEVFLESWHGLCTFHIMQNAVKHLAERDDEESDTPPKRKNEDNKEEPSILVDFSAYMYEYEDEETFQEAFNTMRTKASKQTWLDSIYKEQETAKKGDIEGAITDDVIADF, encoded by the exons ATGCGTTCAGACACATTTCAGTTGCTTATTGAATATTTCGTGTGCTATAGGGATGAGTTTTCTTCAAATTTCGCACCTCAAGTTGGCATGGAATTCAACAGTACACATGAGGCTTGGTTGTTTTGGGTCAACTATGGTGGTCAAAAATGTTTTGAGGTTAGAAAAAGATACTCAAACAAAAGAAAATCAGATGGAAAGATTAGGTCGTGCAGATTTATTTGTGCGAATGAGGGTCACAGATTGAAAGATAAAAGAGATCATTTAATAAAGTCTCCGAGAGCTGAAACTAGAACTGATTGTGAAGTTCGCATGGGTCTCGTACTAGACCGGGAGAAAGGAAATTATAAAGTCACTGAGGTGATTTTGGAACACAATCACACCCTTCAGTTGCCACAAACCTCACATTTGTTGGTGTCTCAAAGGAAAATTTCAGAGCTACAAGGTTTTGAAATTGAGACGGCTGACGATGCAGGAATTGGACCCAAAGCTGCACATGAGTTGGCTTCTATCCAAGTTGGTGGCTCAGCTCATCTCAGTTACACTCTTCAAGACCACAAGAACTATTTAAGGGCCAAGCGCCAACGTGAGATGGCATATGGTCAAGCTGGAAGCATGCTTATGTATTTTCAAGAAAAAATTGCCGAGAACCCATCATTCCAATATGCATTGCAAATGGACCGGGAAGAACAAATAGCTAACATTTTCTGGGTTGATGCTAAAATGCTCACTGACTATGCATATTTTGGTGATGTTGTTAGTTTTGATACTACTTTTGGAACAAACAGGGAGAGTAGGCCTTTTGGAATATTTGTTGGGTTCAATCAATTTAGAGAAACTGTGATTTTTGGTGCTGTTCTCATGTACGATGAGACATTTGAGTCCTTCAAATGGCTATTTGAGACCTTTCTAAAAGCACATAATGGCAAGCAACCAAAAACAATCTATACCGATCAAGATGTAGCAATGAGAAAGGCTGTTAAGGAGGTCTTTTTGGAATCTTGGCATGGTCTATGCACTTTTCACATTATGCAGAACGCTGTCAAGCATCTTGCTGAACGTGACGATGAAGAATCAGATACTCCTCCAAAAAGAAAGAATGAAGACAATAAGGAAGAACCAAGTATTCTCGTAGATTTTAGTGCATATATGTATGagtatgaagatgaagaaacaTTTCAAGAAGCATTTAACACTATGAGGACAAAGGCCAGCAAGCAAACTTGGTTGGATAGTATATATAAG GAACAAGAAACTGCAAAGAAGGGag ATATTGAAG GGGCAATCACAGATGATGTTATTGCTGACTTCTAG
- the LOC136460043 gene encoding uncharacterized protein gives MPPSRLVHLILLATLSLLLAQTLASSSPTPAAAAAAESGDPCAAAVADGDGDVTLCPVRCFRPDPVCGADGVTYWCGCPEATCAGARVARRGYCEVGAGSAPVSGQALLLVHIVWLFVLGAAVLLGFL, from the coding sequence ATGCCGCCCTCGCGCCTcgtccacctcatcctcctcgcCACGCTCTCGCTCCTCCTCGCGCAAACCCTAGCCTCCTCTTCCCCCAcgcccgccgccgcggcggcggcggagtccgGCGACCCCTGTGCGGCCGCCGTCGCGGACGGGGACGGCGACGTCACGCTGTGCCCGGTGCGGTGCTTCCGCCCGGACCCGGTTTGCGGCGCCGACGGGGTCACGTACTGGTGCGGCTGCCCCGAGGCGACCTGCGCGGGGGCCCGCGTGGCGCGCCGCGGCTACTGCGAGGTCGGCGCCGGCTCCGCGCCCGTCTCGGGCCAGGCGCTGCTGCTCGTCCACATCGTCTGGCTCTTCGTGCTCGGCGCCGCCGTCCTCCTCGGCTTCCTCTGA
- the LOC136461416 gene encoding uncharacterized protein has translation MDGGSGLNIIYAETLNAMGIDRSRIQPTVVPFHGIVPKKQVMPLRQIDLPVTFGNLTNYRIETLTFEVVGLHGTYHAILGCPCYVKFKAIPNYTYLKLKMLGPRGVITVSTCFQRAYECEVECCEHDAAIVASKDLATIREIIEEVPDPKWLARSFEPVEDAKEVLIRP, from the coding sequence atggatggaggcagcggcctcaacatcatatacGCTGAGACGCtcaatgccatgggcatcgatcggTCGCGCATCCAGCCGACCGTtgtgcctttccacggcattgtgccTAAAAAGCAGGTCATGCCActtaggcagatcgatctgcccgtcacctttggGAATCTAACAAATTACAGGAttgagacccttacctttgaggtggtcgggttgcacgggacctaccacgccatcctaggatgtccatgctacgtgaagttcaaggccatccccaactacacctatctgaagttgaagatgctaggtccacgcggggtcatcaccgttaGCACCTGcttccagcgtgcctatgagtgtgaggtcgagtgttgcGAACACGACGCGGcgattgtcgcctccaaagatcTCGCTACCATCAGGGAGATCATCGAAGAAGTGCCCGACCCCAAGTGGTTGGCCAGGTCTTTCGAGCCTGTGGAAgacgccaaggaggtcctcattaGACcctag